Part of the Sphingobium sp. TKS genome is shown below.
AAGATGGCCTGACAGTCGACCGGTGTCTTGGAACCCTATGGCGCAAAATGGCACTTCGATGCCGGCCCCTTTATGAGGACCAGGACGCGCGGATCTCCATCTTGGCCAACGGCATCATGCCGAAAGGCCGGATACGTTTTCGCAGACTGCTCAGATCGTCAGAAACAAACCGCTTGCCGACGGGGCGGGCCATACGTTTCCGCCCACCGCCGATACGTGGCCGCGGACTATGGTGCTGTCGATCATATGCTGCCAGTCGTCGGTCAGTCCCAATTCCACCAATGTCGCCAGGATCGCATCCCACACGCCTTGCTCGGCCCAGCGCCGGAACCGCACATAGACTGAGTTCCACAGACCATAGCGTTCGTGCATATCCCGCCACGGACAGCCGACCCGCAAAACATGCAGCATGCCGTTGAGGAAACGCCGGTTATCATGGGCAGGACGGGACTTGCGACCGCGCTCCGATGGCAGCAGTCCCGCGATCACATCCCATTCCTCATCCGTCAGATCGCCCCGGCCCATCGTCGCTCCTCGCAAAGAGAAGCTCTGAATCAGAAATCAGGCCGATTGGGAATCCACTTTGTCAACGCGACCTAAGTGTGGTTTACAATTGATACTCAATGGACTATCTATTGACTAATGATGGGAAGTATGCGAGTTACCCAGCGTGCACCAAAATAGGATCGGCTAGGTCAGGACGATGCAGGAGCCGTTCCGTCCGCGAAGGAGCACCGGAAGCTTGCGCGCCAGGTTTTACTCGAAAGGGGAGATATTGGGATGAAAGCCCATAGATCAGGGATACTAACGCTATGTCTGGGATCGGCGTCGCTGTACGCTCTAATGCCATGTGCCGCGCTCGCGCAGGACGCGGTCGATAGCGGCACCGATATCGTCGTCACGGCAAACAAGCGCGAGCAGTCGATCAACAAGGTGGGCCTGGCGATCACGGCGCTTAGCGGCGACACGCTCAAGAGCCAAAACATTGTCTCCCTGAGCGACCTGGCAAATTCCATTCCCGGTCTCAGCTATGCCCCTTCGGCCACACAGACCCCGGTCTATACATTGCGCGGCGTCGGCTTTTACGAGACTTCCCTTGCGGCCTATCCGACGACCAGCGTCTACGTCGATCAGGTTCCGCTGTCGTTTCCGGCGCTCTCTACCCATGCCAATTTCGACTTGGAGCGGGTGGAAGTTCTCAAGGGACCGCAAGGGACGCTGTTCGGCCAGAACTCGACAGGCGGCGCGATCAACTTCATCGCAGCCAAGCCGACGAACAGCTTCGAAATGGGCGGCGATATATCCTATGGCCGCTTCAATCGTATCGAGGGGAATGCCTATGTCAGCGGACCGCTGACGGACACTCTGCGCGCTCGTCTTGCCGTCACCGGCGCGCATGCCGATGACTGGCAACGCAGCTATACGCGTAATGACAAACTGGGCGAAGTCGCTTACTACGGCGCACGTCTGCTACTCGACTGGGATCCGGTCGATACCGTCAGCGTCGAGATCAACCTCAATGGCTGGCGCGACCGGAGTGATCCGCAGGCCCCGCAATATCAGACCTTGTTGTCACAATCCCCGGCAACCACGGTTCCGGGTTTGCGGGCATTCCCCTTCTCCCCGTTCAATGCGCGCGCGGCCGACTGGACTCCCTCGACCCGCCCGCATGCAGACAACCGTCTGCTGCAAGGGTCGGCGCGTATCAATTGGGATGTGACAAGCGATATCACCGTGACCTCGATCACATCCTATGTAGACTACAAGCCCGATCAGGGATTCGAAACCGATGGCACTACTCTTATGGCCGATGATTTCATCGTCGACAAAGGGCGCATCAAATCCTTCAGCCAAGAGCTTAGAATCGCGAACAGACCGAGTGGTGCCCTCCGGTGGGTCTTGGGGGCGAACTACGAAAAGAGTCATGTCTACGAATATCAGTTGCAGACACTTTCTGACATCAGCACCGCTCCCATATTTGGTTACACCGGTGCTTATGTCTATTCAGACCAGCGCATGCGTAACTACGCGTTCTTCGCCAACGCCGAATACGACATCAACGAACGGATTACGTTGAAGGGCGGCGCCCGGTATACGAATGCGCGAAGGACCGCAGCGACCTGTACGGGCGATCCCGGGGATGGCACCTTCGCCGCTGCATTCGACGGTCTGGCAAATGCGATCCAGCTCGGATCCTTCCCGGTCGCCGGCTTCACCCCCACCGGCGTTCCCGTGCCGCCCATTGGCGCGGGTTGCGCGCCGCTCGACAACACCACGCTCGACGGAACGCCGGCGACCTATCTCCCCGGCGAATTCCGGGACATGCTGAAGGAAGACAATGTCTCCTGGCGCGCGGGTGTCGATTTCAAGGTGTCGGGGAACGCGCTGCTCTACGTCAATGTCGCAAAGGGGTACAAGGCGGGCAGCTTCCCTATCGCATCGGCCGCGACTTTCGAGCAGTTCCTGCCGGTGACGCAGGAATCGCTGCTGTCCTATGAAGCCGGCTTCAAACTGTCTGCGCTTGAGCGGCGCCTTCAGATCGTCGGCGCTGGCTTCTATTATGACTACAAGGATAAGCAGCTTCGTTCGAAGATCGTCGACCCGATTTTTGGCGTACTGGATGCGCTCGACAACATCCCCAAGTCCCGGATGATCGGTGCCGAACTGGATGTGACGCTCACGCCCGTTCCCGGCCTGACGCTTGCCGCGTCGGGCTCCATCCTCGACAGCAAGGTCACGAAATTCGTTGGCCTGGATACAGCCGGCGGGCCGATGGACTATAAGGGATCAGTCATTCCCTATACGCCTAAAATCAGTTGAGGTTGGCTGCCGACTATAAATGGCAGATGGGCAACGCCGAACCCTTCGTGGGCATCGTCTTCTCGACGCGCAGCAAGGCCAATGCCAATATCGGCGGGGCGCGCGGACTGGTGATTACACCCGACTTCGCATCGTCCGTAGCCCCCCAAGATACCTACACCATCCCCGGCTATTCGCTGGTGGACGTGCGCGCCGGCGCATCCTTCAACGATGGCCGCTATCGCGTGACGCTGTTTGGCAAGAACGTGTTCAACAAATACTATGTGACGAGCATATTCACCGACTACGACACCATTGCGCGGTTCGCCGGACAACCGGCGACATATGGTGTGACGGTCGCATTCAAATTCAATTGAGCGGCGGGGCAGGTATGAGACGAATCGGAGCACTGAATTCATGAAGTTTCCGCCTTTTTCTTATGCCTGTCCTACGTCCCTCGCAGATGCGATCGAATTGCTGAGCGATGATGAGGATGCCCGTCCGCTGGCGGGCGGGCAGTCGTTGCTTCCGATGATGGCCCTGCGCGTCGCCGCGCC
Proteins encoded:
- a CDS encoding TonB-dependent receptor encodes the protein MGLAITALSGDTLKSQNIVSLSDLANSIPGLSYAPSATQTPVYTLRGVGFYETSLAAYPTTSVYVDQVPLSFPALSTHANFDLERVEVLKGPQGTLFGQNSTGGAINFIAAKPTNSFEMGGDISYGRFNRIEGNAYVSGPLTDTLRARLAVTGAHADDWQRSYTRNDKLGEVAYYGARLLLDWDPVDTVSVEINLNGWRDRSDPQAPQYQTLLSQSPATTVPGLRAFPFSPFNARAADWTPSTRPHADNRLLQGSARINWDVTSDITVTSITSYVDYKPDQGFETDGTTLMADDFIVDKGRIKSFSQELRIANRPSGALRWVLGANYEKSHVYEYQLQTLSDISTAPIFGYTGAYVYSDQRMRNYAFFANAEYDINERITLKGGARYTNARRTAATCTGDPGDGTFAAAFDGLANAIQLGSFPVAGFTPTGVPVPPIGAGCAPLDNTTLDGTPATYLPGEFRDMLKEDNVSWRAGVDFKVSGNALLYVNVAKGYKAGSFPIASAATFEQFLPVTQESLLSYEAGFKLSALERRLQIVGAGFYYDYKDKQLRSKIVDPIFGVLDALDNIPKSRMIGAELDVTLTPVPGLTLAASGSILDSKVTKFVGLDTAGGPMDYKGSVIPYTPKIS
- a CDS encoding TonB-dependent receptor, yielding MAADYKWQMGNAEPFVGIVFSTRSKANANIGGARGLVITPDFASSVAPQDTYTIPGYSLVDVRAGASFNDGRYRVTLFGKNVFNKYYVTSIFTDYDTIARFAGQPATYGVTVAFKFN